Proteins from one Nicotiana tabacum cultivar K326 chromosome 23, ASM71507v2, whole genome shotgun sequence genomic window:
- the LOC142177559 gene encoding small ribosomal subunit protein uS15-like isoform X1 — MGRMHSRGKGISASALPYKRTPPSWLKISAPDVEDNICKFAKKGLTPSQIGVILRDSHGIAQVKSVTGSKILRILKAHGLAPEIPEDLYHLIKKAVAIRKHLERNRKDKDSKFRLILVESRIHRLARYYKKTKKLPPVWKYESTTASTLPLPVLSWHREVRACDALLSLSSHILKILDLSCFGMAWILQL; from the exons ATGGGTCGTATGCACAGTCGAGG TAAGGGTATTTCGGCTTCAGCACTTCCGTACAAGAGGACACCACCAAGTTGGTTGAAAATCTCTGCACCTGAT GTTGAAGATAACATCTGCAAGTTTGCAAAAAAAGGCTTAACACCTTCTCAAATTGGTGTTATTCTTCGTGATTCCCATGGCATTGCTCAGGTGAAGAGTGTAACTGGTAGCAAGATTCTCAGAATTTTGAAGGCTCATG GACTTGCTCCTGAGATTCCCGAGGATCTGTACCACCTTATCAAGAAAGCAGTTGCAATCAGGAAGCATCTTGAAAGAAACAGGAAAGACAAAGATTCCAAGTTTAGATTGATTCTTGTGGAGAGCAGGATTCACCGACTTGCTCGCTACTacaagaaaacaaagaagctTCCACCAGTCTGGAAGTA TGAATCAACCACTGCCAGTACTCTACCACTGCCAGTACTCTCGTGGCATAGAGAAGTCAGGGCATGCGATGCTCTACTTTCTTTGTCAAGTCATATCTTGAAAATTCTAGATTTAAGTTGTTTTGGCATGGCCTGGATACTTCAATTGTAA
- the LOC142177559 gene encoding small ribosomal subunit protein uS15-like isoform X2 encodes MGRMHSRGKGISASALPYKRTPPSWLKISAPDVEDNICKFAKKGLTPSQIGVILRDSHGIAQVKSVTGSKILRILKAHGLAPEIPEDLYHLIKKAVAIRKHLERNRKDKDSKFRLILVESRIHRLARYYKKTKKLPPVWKYTLPLPVLSWHREVRACDALLSLSSHILKILDLSCFGMAWILQL; translated from the exons ATGGGTCGTATGCACAGTCGAGG TAAGGGTATTTCGGCTTCAGCACTTCCGTACAAGAGGACACCACCAAGTTGGTTGAAAATCTCTGCACCTGAT GTTGAAGATAACATCTGCAAGTTTGCAAAAAAAGGCTTAACACCTTCTCAAATTGGTGTTATTCTTCGTGATTCCCATGGCATTGCTCAGGTGAAGAGTGTAACTGGTAGCAAGATTCTCAGAATTTTGAAGGCTCATG GACTTGCTCCTGAGATTCCCGAGGATCTGTACCACCTTATCAAGAAAGCAGTTGCAATCAGGAAGCATCTTGAAAGAAACAGGAAAGACAAAGATTCCAAGTTTAGATTGATTCTTGTGGAGAGCAGGATTCACCGACTTGCTCGCTACTacaagaaaacaaagaagctTCCACCAGTCTGGAAGTA TACTCTACCACTGCCAGTACTCTCGTGGCATAGAGAAGTCAGGGCATGCGATGCTCTACTTTCTTTGTCAAGTCATATCTTGAAAATTCTAGATTTAAGTTGTTTTGGCATGGCCTGGATACTTCAATTGTAA
- the LOC107814400 gene encoding UDP-glucuronate 4-epimerase 3-like — MSQMKHIDNIPSTPGKFKEKSPYNRLRLHFSLTKLTFWSFVFLGLIFVFFFRSPSSSSSSPAASDLSRRSLRTSSYDGPAWEKRIKASAKVRSHSGISVLVTGAAGFVGTHVSAALKRRGDGVVGLDNFNDYYDPTLKRARQALLERTGVYIVEGDINDVALLKKLFDIVQFSHVMHLAAQAGVRYAMENPGSYVHSNIAGLVNVLEVCKNANPQPAIVWASSSSVYGLNTKVPFSEKDRTDQPASLYAATKKAGEEIAHTYNHIYGLSLTGLRFFTVYGPWGRPDMAYFFFTRDILKGKSIPIFEAANHGTVARDFTYIDDIVKGCLAALDTAEKSTGSGGKKKGPAQLRVFNLGNTSPVPVSDLVSILERLLKVKAKRSVMKLPRNGDVQFTHANISFAKRELGYKPTTDLHTGLKKFVRWYLSYYGDETKK, encoded by the exons ATGTCCCAAATGAAGCACATTGACAATATCCCATCAACTCCTGGAAAGTTCAAGGAAAAATCCCCTTACAATAGGCTAAGGCTCCATTTTTCTTTAACCAAGCTCACATTTTGGTCATTTGTGTTCTTGGGGTTGATCTTTGTATTCTTTTTCAGATcaccatcttcttcttcatcatccccTGCAGCTTCAGATCTCTCAAGGAGATCTCTTAGAACCAGCTCTTATGATGGTCCAGCTTGGGAGAAAAGGATTAAAGCTTCAGCTAAAGTCAGGTCACATTCTGGTATTTCGGTTTTGGTAACTGGTGCTGCTGGTTTTGTTGGGACTCATGTCTCCGCTGCCTTAAAACGTCGCGGTGATGGCGTTGTGGGGTTGGATAATTTCAATGATTATTATGATCCAACACTGAAAAGAGCCCGGCAAGCTCTTTTAGAGCGCACCGGGGTCTACATTGTAGAGGGCGACATCAATGACGTCGCCCTCTTGAAGAAATTATTTGATATTGTTCAATTTAGTCATGTTATGCATTTGGCTGCACAAGCTGGTGTTAGGTATGCCATGGAAAATCCTGGCTCATATGTGCATAGTAACATTGCTGGTTTGGTTAATGTTCTTGAAGTTTGCAAAAATGCTAATCCGCAACCTGCTATTGTGTGGGCATCATCTAGTTCTGTATATGGCTTGAATACTAAAGTGCCCTTTTCAGAAAAGGATAGGACAGACCAACCTGCTAGTTTATATGCTGCAACTAAAAAAGCTGGTGAGGAAATTGCACATACCTATAATCATATATATGGGCTTTCACTAACTGGATTGAGATTTTTCACGGTTTATGGACCGTGGGGTCGGCCAGACATGGCTTACTTCTTTTTCACAAGGGATATTTTGAAGGGAAAGTCAATTCCCATCTTTGAGGCAGCTAATCATGGCACTGTTGCTAGGGACTTTACCTACATTGATGACATAGTAAAGGGTTGTTTGGCGGCATTGGACACTGCTGAAAAGAGCACGGGAAGTGGTGGGAAGAAGAAAGGCCCTGCTCAATTGAGGGTGTTCAATTTGGGCAATACTTCCCCTGTGCCTGTTTCTGATCTTGTTAGCATTTTGGAGAGGTTGCTAAAGGTAAAGGCTAAAAGATCGGTGATGAAGTTGCCAAGGAACGGCGATGTGCAGTTTACTCATGCAAATATAAGCTTTGCCAAAAGGGAGCTTGGATATAAGCCTACAACAGATTTACATACTGGATTGAAGAAATTCGTTCGATGGTACCTCAGTTACTATGGCGATG AAACGAAAAAATGA